The Betta splendens unplaced genomic scaffold, fBetSpl5.4 scaffold_29, whole genome shotgun sequence genome includes a window with the following:
- the LOC129603762 gene encoding piggyBac transposable element-derived protein 4-like: MLACLTPCSLACLPASLPACLPALRSLFMAAARFTAAQVLEQIFLSQSNDDSEPEEESEEDVSSEEEKEKGEAEEADTAGPETDEGQKDSEGCDLRLDTSDEEVDDEEYNDDDDDDDDDDDDDDDDDDDDDVDDEDDDEIIENVQRLEQIELEDEDEEEEKEEEEDKTFISKDGKIKWSSAVFRNGEEARNVPLSPLSAQGPTEYAAAQAVDFESTFRMFVTPAVERIVLENTNLEGSRKLGSAWKGMDEVDLRAYLGLLILSGVYRSRGEAVASLWDAESGRAIFRATMSLKVFHAYSKLLRFDDRQTRPARRATDKLAAVREVWDAWVERLPSLYDPGPNVTVDEQLVPFRGRCSFRQYMPSKPAKYGLKFWVACDAKSSYAWKMQLYTGKPGGGGGGEKRASEKKQGQRVVLDVTEGLAGPRNVTCDNFFTSYELGQRLLRRELTMLGTVRKNKPELLSALLSVKGRSAFSSAFAFTPSTVLVSYVPKKNKNVILMSMLHSAATAADDVLLVDAGRRDKKPFAVLDYNATKGGVDNLDKVIGTYSCRRKTARWPVAVFHNVLDVSCYNAFRPVTGSSNLKNPSTWQFIPPEGCLQRGGDSSNLETRPHTHARTHTHTHTHTHTHTHTHTHTLSPLYPT; encoded by the exons atgcttgcgtgcctgaccccctgctcattggcctgcctgcctgccagcctgccagcttgtctgccagctttgcgctctctcttcatggccgctgctcgtttcaccgccgcacaggttctagagcagatttttttaagccaatctaatgacgactctgaaccagaagaggaatctgaggaagacgtgtcaagtgaagaagagaaagaaaaaggagaagcagaagaagcagatacagcaggaccagaaacagatgaaggacaaaaagacagcgagggatgtgatctaaggctggacacttcagatgaagaagttgatgatgaagaatataatgatgatgatgatgatgatgatgatgatgatgatgatgatgatgatgatgatgatgatgatgatgttgatgatgaagatgatgatgaaataatagaaaatgtgcaaagactggagcaaatagaactcgaggatgaggatgaagaagaagaaaaagaagaagaagaagataaaacttttatctctaaagacgggaaaataaaatggtcctccgctgtgtttcgcaatggcgaggaagcgaggaacgtccctcttagtcctctttctgcccagggacccacagagtacgcggcggctcaggcggtcgactttgaatcgaccttccgcatgtttgtgaccccggcggtggaaaggatcgtcctggagaacaccaacctggagggctctcgaaagctcgggagcgcctggaagggcatggacgaggtcgacctgcgagcctacttgggcctcctgattttgtccggcgtctacaggtcccgaggggaggccgtggccagcctgtgggacgccgagagcggcagggccatttttcgcgccacgatgtcgctcaaggtgtttcacgcttactcaaagctgttgcgtttcgacgatcgccaaactagacccgccaggcgagcgacggacaaactggcagccgtgagagaggtctgggacgcgtgggtggagcggctgcccagcctctacgacccgggtcctaacgtgacggtggacgagcaactggtacctttcagag gtcgttgctctttcagacagtacatgcctagcaagccagcaaaatacggcctcaagttttgggtggcgtgcgacgccaagtccagctacgcttggaagatgcagctttacacaggcaagccaggaggaggaggaggaggagaaaagagagcttctgaaaaaaagcagggccagcgggtcgtgctggacgtcacagaagggctcgccgggcctcgcaacgtgacgtgcgacaactttttcacttcctacgaactgggccagcggctcctgcgcagggagctcaccatgctcggtacggttcgcaagaacaagccggaattgctgTCGGCtctcctctcggtcaagggcaggagcgccttctcctccgcgtttgccttcactcccagcaccgtcctggtgtcctacgtgcccaagaaaaacaaaaacgtgatcctgatgagcatgctacactcggccgccacggccgccgacgatgtcctcctcgttgacgcaggacggcgggacaaaaagccctttgccgtcctagactacaacgccacaaAGGGAGgagtagacaacctggacaaggtgataggaacctacagctgcaggagaaagacggcgcgctggcccgtggcggtgtttcacaacgtcctagacgtgtcttgctacaacgcttttcgacctgtcaccggttcgtccaacttgaaaaatccttcaacctggcagtttatccc